A genomic region of Platichthys flesus chromosome 4, fPlaFle2.1, whole genome shotgun sequence contains the following coding sequences:
- the LOC133951587 gene encoding gastrula zinc finger protein XlCGF26.1-like, with protein sequence MSDPEPRLDSILEILVNATVTEMRKVTDESSDACSEEKVIQFGVFMTSLAREAVEKICQLFHECSSLLRLEVSQGVAEIEDLRRRLEETEMKLVLEGSRGQKEVEEMTGGGDGEKEDRRTPNNGAEGETVQTSHRSGRKSRRAVTTCETGVKRSPILHLWKGRTYEDSVQTVIIKEEGLEAFTGQTSPDSAECVEEAGPKDDDDPDYQLDPEDLEEGEPGYTTRPKRILKPRLKRGRANKESQSSNQLSCRLCRKTFTKLLQLKAHQAVHGANAEKPFQCSQCGRGFSIKRSLNAHTLLHTGERPHTCDVCGKGFTLKQVLRNHQRLHAEVRPFPCEQCGKSFFRAHGLKMHQMVHRGERPYICQYCNKSFTIQGNLQRHLRIHTGEKPFRCDTCGKSFNQGDTLKNHQRIHTGERPFSCDTCGKCFIQKSALKMHQQTSHSGESSLACVACGMTVACVDSLRKHLQTHAATIPCTCVLCDRHLSSITDLRSHQQHHTVDRPHSCGLCGKSFKSSSYLKIHMKTHSGEKPFSCDICGRMFTQHSSLKSHQVVHTGEKPFSCDTCGKCFGNTGNLNRHQRIHTGEKPFSCDTCGRSFNQGNSLKAHLQIHTGEKQFMCDKCGKSFSYLRNLKDHKCFYV encoded by the exons ATGTCGGACCCGGAGCCGCGGCTGGACTCCATTTTGGAGATATTGGTCAACGCGACTGTGACAGAAATGAGGAAAGTTACGGATGAGAGCAGTGACGCCTGCTCGGAGGAGAAg GTGATCCAGTTCGGTGTCTTCATGACGTCTCTGGCTCGAGAGGCTGTAGAGAAGATCTGTCAACTTTTCCACGAATGTTCGTCCCTGCTGCGTTTGGAG GTGTCACAGGGTGTGGCAGAGATCGAGGACCTGAGGCGTAGGCTGGAGGAGACGGAGATGAAGCTGGTGTTGGAGGGCAGCAGAGGCcaaaaggaggtggaggagatgacTGGGGGGGGCgacggagagaaggaggacaggaggacaccGAACAACGGAGCAGAAGGAGAAACGGTGCAGACGAGTCATCGCTCGGGGAGAAAAAGCCGCAGAG cCGTGACGACTTGTGAGACCGGAGTGAAAAGGTCTCCAATTCTTCACCTGTGGAAAGGCAGAACGTATGAG GACAGCGTCCAGACGGTTATAATAAAAGAGGAAGGATTGGAAGCGTTCACTGGTCAGACGTCTCCAGATTCTGCTGAGTGTGTCGAGGAAGCAGGACCGAAGGATGACGACGATCCAGACTACCAG TTGGACCCAGAAGATCTGGAGGAAGGTGAGCCAGGATACACCACGAGACCTAAACGTATCCTCAAGCCCAGGTTAAAACGAGGTCGAGCAAATAAAGAGAGTCAGAGTTCGAACCAGCTGAGCTGCAGACTCTGCAGGAAAACCTTCaccaagctgctgcagctcaaagcTCACCAGGCCGTCCACGGGGCCAACGCAGAGAAACCCTTCCAATGCTCTCAGTGTGGCAGAGGCTTTTCAATCAAGCGCAGCCTCAACGCACACACGCTGCTCCACACAG GCGAGAGACCACACACCTGTGATGTTTGTGGGAAGGGTTTCACCCTGAAGCAGGTGCTGAGGAACCACCAGCGACTCCACGCTGAGGTCAGGCCGTTTCCCTGTGAACAGTGCGGGAAGAGCTTCTTCCGAGCCCACGGCCTGAAGATGCACCAGATGGTACACAGAGGAGAGCGGCCCTACATATGTCAGTACTGCAACAAGAGCTTCACAATACAAGGTAACCTGCAGAGACACCTGCGTATACACACGGGGGAAAAGCCGTTCAGGTGCGACACTTGTGGCAAAAGCTTCAACCAGGGCGACACTCTGAAAAACCACCAGCGGATACACACCGGTGAGCGTCCCTTCAGCTGCGACACCTGCGGCAAGTGCTTCATCCAGAAGAGTGCCTTGAAGATGCACCAGCAGACCTCCCACTCGGGGGAGAGCTCCCTGGCCTGCGTGGCCTGCGGCATGACAGTGGCCTGTGTGGACTCGTTACGCAAACACCTCCAGACGCATGCAGCAACGATTCCATGCACTTGTGTGCTCTGCGACCGGCATCTGAGCTCCATCACAGACCTGCGCtcacaccagcagcaccacacaGTGGACAGGCCTCACAGCTGCGGGCTCTGTGGGAAGAGTTTCAAGTCGTCCAGTTACCTGAAGATTCACATGAAGACGCACAGCGGGGAGAAGCCCTTCTCCTGCGACATCTGTGGTCGTATGTTTACACAGCACAGCAGCCTTAAATCACATCAG GTGGTCCACACCGGAGAAAAGCCATTCAGCTGCGACACGTGTGGGAAATGTTTCGGCAACACAGGCAACCTGAACCGTCACCAGCGTATCCACACGGGGGAGAAGCCGTTCAGCTGTGACACGTGTGGACGCAGCTTCAACCAGGGCAACAGCCTGAAAGCCCACCTGCAGATCCACACCGGGGAGAAACAGTTCATGTGCGACAAGTGTGGGAAGAGCTTCTCCTACCTACGGAACCTCAAGGACCACAAGTGTTTCTACGTCTGA
- the si:dkey-182i3.11 gene encoding insulin-like growth factor-binding protein complex acid labile subunit, with protein sequence MVAHSPDCFLLQSTMLSALTLTSLILVAWASDLCPPACQGKGLDLLPELPEGTEELYVSYNQIQEIPERGLDNLQILDLTSNQLNDFLSLNPVWPNMTKLSKLFLRANRLTSLHSGQFLKCTGLTLLDLSENQLQYLPIGLLRGLAHLKTLFLNFNQIQMLQAGGLEGAFVLTDLHLSYNNVVQIEEGVFNNSTALVKLVLSHNSIRRVGGDSFRGATSLQHLDLSSNLLIAVPAEALGHTKQIENLYLQRNGIIGLPDDCFSSLNLLVDLKLSNNRLTTVSEGSLKGLTTLRELDLSVNLIDSLPSKLLHDLINLESLDLYVNSLTLLPSDIFRNLTNLQQLHLDSNEISVLPDGVFDSLSSLSELQLSYNRIVNLHPDVFAKLRSLESLYLEHNELRQLPKGLFQWMSDISEIDLSDNHLSSLPPSVFLGLERVSSLRLSQNNLSSLHSDQFRDLIGLKDLMLDGNHICELPVGLFTNLANLTTLHLDNNCLSALSPDVFVGLTSLKELRLNFNQLCNIHFNTFHVLHDLRKLLLKNNSLDSLQAGLFVWLSKLEELNLDGNKLHHLQADVFHGLTNLQKLSLKSNQLRAVENGALEPLRKLSDVRLSGNLWDCSSAQVLAISCWVNTHRERLRDQPLCHVSSSSPALTEEAALSHPASPPLLLGDNCVANDTSSSKPLFPLEMLTLLMMLLVAVRPM encoded by the exons ATGGTCGCTCATTCTCCAGATTGTTTCCTGCTGCAGTCGACCATGCTGTCTGCCTTAACCCTGACCTCCCTGATCCTCGTGGCGTGGGCATCAGACCTCTGCCCCCCGGCCTGTCAGGGGAAAGGCCTGGACCTGCTCCCTGAGCTGCCAGAGGGCACCGAGGAGCTCTACGTCTCTTACAACCAGATACAGGAAATACCCGAGCGTGGGCTGGACAATCTGCAG ATCTTGGACCTGACTTCGAATCAGCTGAACGACTTCCTGTCCCTCAACCCAGTTTGGCCCAATATGACAAAGCTATCCAAGCTTTTCCTACGTGCCAACAGGCTGACATCCCTTCACTCTGGTCAGTTCCTGAAGTGCACTGGTCTCACCTTACTGGACCTGAGTGAAAACCAGCTCCAATATCTACCAATCGGACTCCTCCGAGGACTAGCTCATCTGAAGACACTGTTTCTGAACTTTAACCAGATTCAGATGTTACAGGCTGGTGGATTGGAAGGGGCCTTTGTCCTAACTGACCTCCACCTCAGCTATAATAATGTAGTACAGATAGAAGAAGGTGTTTTCAACAACTCCACTGCTTTAGTGAAACTTGTCCTGTCTCACAACAGCATCAGACGAGTCGGCGGGGACAGTTTCAGAGGAGCAACAAGTCTCCAACACCTTGACCTGAGCAGTAATCTGCTGATCGCTGTTCCTGCCGAGGCACTGGGTCACACAAAGCAGATAGAAAATCTCTATCTACAAAGGAACGGCATCATCGGCCTTCCAGATGATTGCTTCTCTTCACTGAACCTGCTGGTTGATCTCAAGCTGAGTAACAACAGGCTGACCACGGTGTCTGAGGGATCTCTGAAAGGTCTGACCACGCTGCGAGAGCTGGACCTCAGTGTCAACCTCATCGACTCTCTTCCCTCGAAACTGTTACATGACCTGATCAACCTTGAATCCCTTGACTTGTACGTGAACAGCCTGACATTGCTTCCTTCGGACATATTTAGAAACTTGACCAACCTGCAACAGCTACATCTGGACAGCAATGAAATCTCTGTTCTTCCTGACGGGGTATTTGATTCGCTGTCCTCACTCAGTGAGCTACAGCTGTCGTACAACCGTATCGTGAATCTCCACCCGGATGTGTTTGCCAAGCTCAGGTCACTAGAGAGTCTCTACCTGGAGCACAACGAGCTGAGGCAACTTCCCAAAGGACTTTTCCAATGGATGAGTGACATCAGCGAGATCGACCTCAGCGACAACCACCTcagctctctgcctccctccgtCTTCCTCGGGTTGGAGAGAGTGTCTTCACTGAGGCTTTCTCAAAACAATCTCTCTTCTTTACACTCAGACCAGTTCAGAGACCTCATCGGTTTGAAAGATTTAATGCTAGATGGAAACCATATTTGTGAACTTCCCGTAGGCCTGTTCACAAATCTAGCAAACCTTACAACACTACATCTGGACAACAATTGTCTCTCAGCGCTGTCTCCTGATGTGTTTGTGGGGTTAACCTCCCTTAAAGAACTCAGGCTGAACTTCAATCAGCTCTGCAACATCCACTTCAACACCTTCCATGTCCTGCACGACCTCCGCAAGCTCCTGCTGAAGAACAACAGCCTGGATTCTCTCCAGGCTGGGCTCTTTGTTTGGCTTTCAAAGCTAGAAGAACTCAACTTGGATGGAAACAAGCTGCATCACCTGCAGGCTGACGTCTTTCACGGACTCACAAACCTCCAGAAACTGAGTTTGAAGTCCAACCAGCTCAGAGCAGTGGAGAACGGGGCTTTGGAGCCTTTGAGGAAACTCAGTGATGTGCGTCTGTCTGGTAACTTGTGGGACTGCAGCAGTGCACAGGTTCTCGCCATCAGCTGCtgggtcaacacacacagagagaggctgagagatCAGCCTCTCTGCcacgtctcctcttcatcaccagcCCTCACTGAGGAGGCAGCGCTCTCACACCCAGCATCGCCTCCCCTGTTGTTAGGAGATAATTGTGTTGCAAATGATACAAGCAGCTCAAAACCTTTGTTTCCTCTAGAAATGCTCACTCTGCTAATGATGCTCCTCGTAGCAGTCAGACCAATGTGA